A region from the Actinomycetota bacterium genome encodes:
- a CDS encoding NifU family protein — protein MEFDNVLDRLEELLHEVEQLDEPVRDRVFELLDGIDLLHRTALGRLAEHLPAETLHTLREDPTIAWMLDAYGVGVDEKAAAEAALQEIRPYIASHGGSVEVLDASGGIVRVKLAGACSGCTASAVTLTEGIEAALRDNFPAFVAMEVEDDDAPAHPPPGATLLQIQLGPPA, from the coding sequence GTGGAATTCGACAACGTGCTGGATCGTCTGGAAGAGCTTCTCCATGAGGTCGAGCAGCTGGACGAACCGGTGCGTGACCGTGTCTTTGAGTTGCTCGACGGTATCGACCTGCTCCACCGCACCGCGCTCGGACGCCTGGCCGAGCATCTGCCCGCCGAGACCCTGCACACCCTGCGCGAGGACCCGACCATCGCGTGGATGCTGGACGCGTACGGCGTCGGTGTAGACGAGAAGGCAGCGGCGGAGGCAGCACTGCAAGAGATCCGCCCCTACATCGCCTCCCACGGTGGCAGCGTCGAGGTCCTCGATGCCAGTGGAGGGATAGTCCGGGTCAAGCTCGCAGGCGCATGCTCTGGCTGCACCGCATCCGCGGTCACGCTGACGGAAGGGATCGAAGCCGCTCTGCGCGACAACTTCCCCGCGTTCGTAGCGATGGAAGTCGAAGATGACGATGCCCCGGCACACCCTCCTCCCGGGGCGACGCTTCTCCAGATCCAGCTGGGACCGCCCGCGTAA
- a CDS encoding hydrogenase maturation protease, translated as MRFFVAGVGNTLRADDGFGVRVAQRLQAAPLPDGVTVMDVGIGGIHMVQELLREPVDHLVVVDAVDLGRPPGTVLVIRPDVRDVFSLSDWERREELADMHYATPERAFMLAQALGALPGALWVVGCQPREVDWLGEQLSPEVEAAVGSAVAEVLAIARGAGIEWSGS; from the coding sequence GTGAGGTTCTTCGTTGCGGGCGTGGGAAACACGCTGCGGGCCGATGACGGCTTCGGCGTGAGGGTCGCTCAACGCCTGCAAGCGGCGCCACTGCCGGACGGGGTGACGGTGATGGATGTCGGGATCGGCGGGATCCACATGGTTCAAGAGCTACTCCGAGAGCCGGTCGACCACCTGGTCGTGGTTGACGCCGTGGATCTCGGGCGACCGCCGGGAACCGTGCTCGTCATCCGCCCGGACGTCCGTGACGTCTTCTCGCTGTCGGACTGGGAACGGCGGGAGGAGCTAGCCGACATGCACTACGCCACGCCAGAGCGCGCGTTCATGCTGGCACAGGCGCTGGGTGCACTGCCCGGAGCGCTATGGGTGGTCGGTTGCCAGCCGAGAGAGGTGGACTGGCTGGGCGAGCAGTTGTCTCCTGAGGTAGAAGCCGCCGTAGGCTCAGCCGTTGCAGAGGTCCTCGCTATCGCTCGCGGCGCCGGGATCGAGTGGTCTGGATCGTGA